The following are encoded together in the Campylobacter devanensis genome:
- a CDS encoding peroxiredoxin, whose protein sequence is MIVTNKAPQLSGVAVLGNGQIEENFDLYKNIGPKGAVVFFYPKDFTFVCPSEIIAFDKRYKEFKDRGIEVIGVSTDNEYCHFAWRETDIKQGGIGRVQFPLVADLKKEWARGFDVLFDEAVALRGSFLLDKDGTVRHAVINDLPLGRNIDEMVRMVDTMLFTNEHGEVCPAGWNKGDKGMKPTTEGVASYLSTDGDKL, encoded by the coding sequence ATGATAGTTACTAATAAAGCACCACAACTAAGTGGCGTAGCAGTTCTAGGTAATGGTCAAATTGAAGAAAATTTTGATCTATATAAAAACATTGGACCAAAAGGTGCAGTAGTATTTTTCTATCCAAAAGATTTTACATTTGTTTGCCCAAGCGAAATCATCGCTTTTGACAAAAGATATAAAGAATTTAAAGATAGAGGTATTGAAGTTATCGGCGTTAGCACAGATAATGAATACTGCCACTTTGCATGGAGAGAAACAGATATTAAACAAGGCGGTATCGGTAGAGTACAATTCCCTCTAGTAGCTGACCTTAAAAAAGAGTGGGCAAGAGGATTTGATGTACTATTTGATGAAGCAGTAGCTCTAAGAGGTAGCTTCCTACTAGATAAAGATGGTACAGTTCGCCACGCAGTAATAAACGATTTACCACTTGGTAGAAATATCGATGAAATGGTAAGAATGGTTGATACAATGCTATTTACAAATGAGCATGGTGAAGTTTGTCCAGCTGGCTGGAACAAAGGTGATAAAGGTATGAAACCTACAACTGAAGGTGTAGCAAGCTACCTATCAACTGATGGCGACAAACTATAA
- the recO gene encoding recombination protein RecO, producing the protein MQGYILKVQKVRDEDCIVTILSPHKQIKCYRFYGARHPIITQGFKLDFELVESKSFLPHLRSTMHLGFSWLIERERLLVWQNFMRLMADHLRDVQESDEFYFEILEMCAKKFHRQNPIRVVLESYAMILKFEGRLHIDTSCFICDGKLNEQVGLGRAFLLAHPECIGKNPLNYDSVIKFLSTASTAHLNDTQIKELYFILLEGF; encoded by the coding sequence ATGCAGGGCTATATCTTAAAGGTTCAAAAAGTAAGAGATGAAGACTGTATTGTCACAATTCTCTCTCCGCACAAACAGATCAAATGTTATAGGTTTTATGGCGCTCGTCACCCTATTATCACTCAAGGATTTAAACTTGATTTTGAATTAGTTGAAAGTAAAAGCTTTTTGCCGCATCTTCGCTCGACTATGCATCTAGGATTTAGCTGGTTAATTGAGCGTGAACGACTTTTAGTTTGGCAAAATTTTATGCGGCTAATGGCTGATCATTTACGTGATGTACAAGAGAGTGATGAGTTTTATTTTGAAATACTTGAAATGTGTGCTAAGAAATTTCACCGCCAAAACCCTATTAGAGTCGTACTTGAATCCTATGCAATGATTTTAAAATTTGAGGGGCGATTGCATATTGATACTAGTTGTTTTATCTGCGATGGCAAGCTTAATGAACAAGTCGGACTTGGTAGAGCATTTTTACTTGCCCATCCTGAATGCATAGGCAAAAATCCATTAAACTATGATAGCGTGATCAAATTTCTTTCTACTGCTTCAACTGCTCACTTAAACGATACACAAATCAAAGAGTTATATTTTATCCTTTTAGAGGGGTTTTAA
- a CDS encoding 23S rRNA (pseudouridine(1915)-N(3))-methyltransferase RlmH, with translation MQILVHCLQKLDDDKDIKDYIKMSSKWANIKEINKFSPQIAKAQIQGQAASHRAYEEAYKPCLNGFCIGLDERGEMLDSFEFAKLLKDRNQISFFIGGAYGLGDNLRGEMHKLVSLSRLTFAHKIAKLVLYEQIFRALCINANHPYHK, from the coding sequence GTGCAAATTCTAGTCCATTGTCTTCAAAAGCTTGATGATGATAAAGATATAAAAGATTATATCAAGATGAGTAGCAAATGGGCTAATATTAAAGAGATTAATAAATTTAGCCCACAAATTGCTAAAGCTCAAATTCAAGGCCAAGCCGCATCGCATAGAGCATATGAAGAAGCATATAAGCCTTGTTTAAATGGTTTTTGCATCGGACTTGATGAGCGTGGTGAAATGCTTGATAGCTTTGAGTTTGCAAAGCTTCTTAAAGATAGAAATCAAATTTCATTTTTTATTGGCGGGGCTTATGGTTTAGGTGATAATTTACGGGGAGAGATGCATAAGTTAGTGAGTTTATCACGGCTAACATTTGCGCATAAAATAGCTAAACTCGTACTATATGAGCAGATTTTTCGCGCTCTTTGCATTAATGCAAACCACCCCTATCATAAATAA
- the accD gene encoding acetyl-CoA carboxylase, carboxyltransferase subunit beta, with amino-acid sequence MLGDFFSKIRKKQSHPSEAPSHWVKCSSCSSLMYFKEVEACYNVCPKCGYHMRLSAQKRIELISDVGSFVEFDANLRPIDPLNFVDKKSYKKRIEEGQSKNGKTSSVISGEATIDGQPVQLVVFDFSFMGGSLSSVEGEKITRAVRRAIEKRNPLIIVSASGGARMQESTFSLMQMSKTSAALKLLSDNRLPYISVLTDPTMGGVSASFAWLGDLIIAEPKALIGFAGQRVIEQTIKASLPEGFQRAEFLLEHGLIDAIVPRDEHKKYLSDMIRFFMKNDNFYSPINEAI; translated from the coding sequence ATGCTAGGTGATTTTTTTTCAAAAATACGCAAAAAACAATCTCACCCAAGTGAAGCTCCAAGTCACTGGGTAAAGTGCAGCAGTTGTAGCTCTTTAATGTATTTTAAAGAAGTTGAAGCATGCTATAATGTTTGTCCAAAATGTGGATATCATATGAGACTTAGCGCTCAAAAAAGAATAGAATTAATTAGCGATGTTGGAAGTTTTGTTGAATTTGATGCAAATTTAAGACCAATAGATCCATTAAATTTCGTAGATAAAAAATCATATAAAAAGAGAATTGAAGAAGGTCAAAGTAAAAATGGCAAAACAAGCTCAGTAATCTCAGGAGAAGCTACAATTGATGGCCAACCAGTTCAGCTTGTGGTTTTTGATTTTAGCTTTATGGGTGGTAGCCTAAGCTCAGTTGAAGGTGAAAAAATCACTCGTGCAGTTCGCAGAGCGATAGAAAAAAGAAATCCACTTATTATAGTAAGTGCAAGCGGTGGTGCAAGAATGCAAGAGAGTACATTTAGTCTTATGCAAATGAGCAAAACTAGTGCTGCACTCAAACTTTTAAGCGATAATAGATTGCCATATATCTCAGTTCTTACTGACCCTACTATGGGTGGAGTTTCAGCCTCATTTGCTTGGCTAGGTGATTTAATCATTGCTGAGCCAAAAGCTTTAATAGGTTTTGCAGGCCAAAGAGTTATTGAACAAACTATTAAAGCAAGCCTACCTGAAGGTTTTCAAAGAGCTGAGTTCTTACTAGAGCATGGATTAATAGATGCTATAGTCCCAAGAGATGAGCATAAAAAATATCTTAGTGATATGATAAGATTTTTTATGAAAAATGATAATTTTTATAGCCCAATTAATGAGGCTATTTAG
- the dksA gene encoding RNA polymerase-binding protein DksA, with amino-acid sequence MTTSQLEYFKELLLERKEQIQRNINDAASEIDGLRQSGATDELDFASISADEELEHSISAKQQQELNEIDQSLKKIESGIYGICDMCEDDIDIERLKVKPHARYCITCREIAEKTIIK; translated from the coding sequence ATGACAACAAGCCAACTAGAGTATTTTAAAGAGTTGCTTTTAGAGAGAAAAGAGCAAATTCAAAGAAATATCAATGATGCAGCTAGCGAGATTGATGGACTTAGACAAAGTGGTGCTACTGATGAGCTTGACTTTGCTAGTATTAGTGCTGATGAAGAACTAGAACACTCAATCTCAGCTAAACAACAACAAGAGCTTAATGAAATTGATCAATCATTAAAAAAAATTGAATCTGGAATTTATGGTATTTGCGATATGTGCGAAGATGATATTGATATAGAACGCCTAAAAGTAAAACCACACGCACGCTACTGCATTACGTGTCGTGAAATTGCTGAAAAAACAATAATAAAATAA
- a CDS encoding tRNA dihydrouridine synthase produces the protein MIDFSSKPLFLAPLAGFSDLPLRSLAKRFGCDCTVSEMISSNALVYEHDKTLAMLEKSPLETPYIVQLAGSDTDVIARAVEILNEFDGIDGIDLNCGCPVPKVIKQNAGSALLNEPKLLCNIIETIKTKSNKRYTSVKIRLGFNTKMAHLIAQDLANAGADFICVHGRTRAGGYSAPVDYEAIAKIKSNTTIPVIANGDINLDNYQNVLKTTGCDGLMIGRASIGSPWIFKEIKENQSINPDEKRQVIKEHFELMLNTYGNHAIGIFRKHLHEYSKGLNGASEFRSSVNQIHSPEQMREQIEQFFDPCRAIS, from the coding sequence ATGATTGATTTTAGCTCAAAACCGTTATTTTTAGCCCCTTTAGCGGGCTTTTCTGATCTACCACTTCGCAGCCTAGCTAAGCGTTTTGGCTGCGATTGTACAGTTAGTGAAATGATTAGCTCAAATGCTCTTGTATATGAACATGATAAGACCTTAGCAATGCTAGAAAAATCTCCACTAGAAACGCCATATATAGTTCAGCTAGCAGGTAGCGACACAGACGTAATCGCTAGAGCAGTAGAGATTTTAAATGAATTTGATGGGATTGATGGAATTGATTTAAACTGTGGTTGTCCAGTGCCAAAAGTAATAAAACAAAATGCCGGTTCAGCCTTATTAAATGAACCAAAATTGCTATGTAATATCATTGAAACGATTAAAACTAAATCAAATAAACGCTATACTTCGGTTAAAATTCGTCTAGGATTTAACACCAAAATGGCACACCTAATAGCTCAAGATTTAGCTAACGCTGGGGCTGATTTTATCTGTGTGCATGGACGAACTAGAGCTGGTGGATATAGCGCACCAGTTGATTATGAAGCCATCGCTAAAATAAAATCAAATACAACAATTCCAGTTATTGCCAATGGCGACATTAATCTAGATAACTATCAAAATGTATTAAAAACTACTGGTTGTGATGGACTGATGATTGGCAGAGCTAGTATTGGTTCTCCATGGATATTTAAAGAGATTAAAGAAAATCAAAGTATAAATCCAGATGAAAAAAGACAAGTAATTAAAGAACATTTTGAACTAATGCTTAATACTTATGGTAATCATGCTATAGGGATTTTTCGCAAACATTTACACGAATACTCCAAAGGTCTTAATGGGGCTAGCGAATTTAGATCTAGCGTTAATCAAATACACTCTCCAGAGCAGATGAGAGAGCAGATTGAACAATTTTTTGACCCATGCAGGGCTATATCTTAA
- the serC gene encoding 3-phosphoserine/phosphohydroxythreonine transaminase, whose translation MSRVLNFSAGPSAIPLAVLERAQAEFTNYHGLGFSIMEVSHRGKVFEELHNNAIAKLKSFYNIGDDYAVLFLQGGATLQFAQIPMNIYTGGVAEYVNTGVWTQKAIKEAKIQNINYKVIASSEDTKFDHIPNFNFSDDADYGYICSNNTIYGTQYATLPSPKCPLVVDSSSDLLSREIDFKAHNIGLFYGGAQKNAGPAGITIVIVKKDLAARVKDSVPTPLRYTTQIEANSLANTPPTFGIYMFDLVLDWIKDQGGLNAINAVNEQKAAALYELIDNSDFYKAFAKPGSRSLMNVSFATPSAELDGAFVKLAEQNGMIGLKGHRILGGLRASIYNAVTQQSVQTLCEFMKEFQRTHG comes from the coding sequence ATGAGTAGAGTTTTAAATTTTAGTGCTGGTCCAAGTGCGATTCCATTAGCAGTTTTAGAGCGTGCACAGGCTGAATTTACTAATTATCATGGTCTTGGCTTTAGTATTATGGAGGTTAGCCATAGGGGGAAAGTTTTTGAAGAGTTACACAATAACGCCATTGCTAAACTAAAAAGTTTTTATAATATCGGCGATGATTATGCGGTGCTATTTTTACAAGGTGGTGCGACTTTGCAATTTGCTCAAATTCCGATGAATATTTACACTGGTGGCGTGGCCGAATATGTAAATACCGGTGTTTGGACGCAAAAAGCAATCAAAGAAGCCAAAATCCAAAATATCAATTACAAGGTAATAGCAAGTAGCGAAGATACTAAATTTGATCACATTCCAAATTTTAATTTTAGCGATGATGCTGATTATGGTTATATCTGCTCAAATAACACGATTTATGGCACACAATACGCCACACTTCCAAGCCCAAAATGCCCACTAGTAGTAGATAGCAGTTCTGATCTTTTAAGCCGTGAAATTGATTTTAAGGCACATAATATCGGTCTGTTTTATGGTGGAGCACAAAAAAATGCTGGCCCAGCTGGTATAACTATTGTTATAGTTAAAAAAGATTTAGCCGCAAGAGTTAAAGATAGCGTTCCTACTCCGCTTCGTTATACAACGCAAATAGAGGCTAATTCACTAGCTAATACACCTCCAACATTTGGAATTTATATGTTTGATTTGGTTCTTGATTGGATCAAAGATCAAGGTGGTTTAAATGCTATAAATGCTGTAAATGAGCAAAAAGCAGCTGCTTTATATGAACTTATAGATAATTCAGATTTTTACAAAGCATTTGCAAAACCAGGTTCAAGAAGTTTAATGAATGTTAGTTTTGCTACTCCAAGTGCTGAACTTGATGGAGCTTTTGTTAAATTAGCTGAACAAAATGGAATGATAGGATTAAAAGGTCATAGAATCTTAGGTGGTTTAAGAGCTTCTATATATAATGCCGTAACACAACAAAGCGTACAAACTCTATGTGAATTTATGAAGGAATTCCAAAGAACACATGGATAA